Below is a window of Nocardia asteroides DNA.
CCGGGCTATCTGCCTCCCGGCACTCGGCCGAACGGCGGCTCGTCGGTCCACGGTGGAACCCCGGGGTACTACTCCGTTCCGCCCCCCGCCGGCGCGCCCCGCTACACCGGACCCGTCTACAACAGCGGACCGGGCGCCGCGATGAACCCGGGTGGACGGAGACGGCCGAAGGGTCAGCCCCGGTTCGTCGCACGGGCGCTCGGCACGGGCCAGGCCGTATACGGCACTCCGCAGCCCTACTTCCAGCAGCAGCAATACCGTTCCGCGCCGGGCCCCTACGCCGACTACGCGCAGGGCTACGGCGTCCCGCGCGGCTACCTGCCGGGCGTGCTCCCGGTGCCCGGTCCCGAACCGGCGGGCAGCCCGGCGCCGCAGACTCCGCGACTGGTCCGGCGGACCGGTGGCCGGGTGGTCGGTGGTGTCGCGGGCGGGCTGGCCGATCATCTCGGCGTCGACGTGTTCAAGGTGCGGATGGCGTTCGTGCTGCTGTCGGCGCTGGTCGGCGCGGGCGTGGTGGCCTACGGGCTGCTGTGGATCTTCACCCCCGGCGGCGGCGACGCGGCCAAGCCCACCGGGGACGAGCGCAGGCAGGCGATCGGCCTGGCGCTGCTCGGCCTGGGTCTCGCGGTGACGGTGTCGTGGCTGTTCGAGGGGACCGCGGCGCGGGTGATCGCGCCGATCGTGGTGGTCGCGGTCGGCGCCGCGCTGGTGTGGCGGGAGTACGACGTCGCCGCGCCGGGTCCGCGGGCGCTGTTCGGGCTGCCCGCGCGGCCGTCGGTGGTCACCTGGTCGCGGATCGTGGGCGGGGCGACGTTGATCGTGGTCGGCCTCGGCGTGGTCGTGCTGGCCAGGATCGATCTGAGCTCGCTCGGCTCGGCCCTGATCGCGGTCGCGGTCACGCTGATCGGCGCGGGCCTGCTGACGGTGCCGCTGTGGCTGCGCATGGTCCGCGCGCTCAATGCCGAACGCGGCGCCCGCATCCGCAACGAGGAACGCGAGGAGATCGCCTCGCACCTGCACGATTCGGTGCTGCAGACCCTCGCGCTGATCCAGCGGCAGGCCGAGGACCCGCAGGAGGTGCTGCGCCTGGCCCGCAGCCAGGAACGCGAACTGCGCAAGTGGCTGTTCGACGACGCCACCCCCGCGCACGCCAGCCTGGCCGCCGCGCTGCGCACCATCGCGGGTGAGGTGGAGGATCAGCACGGGGTGAAGGTCACCCCGGTCACCGTCGGCGATGTCGCGATGGACCCCGGTGAGACCGGCTCGGGGCTGCCCAAGGAGCACTTCACCGCCCTGCTCGGTGCCAGCCGGGAGGCGCTGGTGAACGCGGCCAAACATGCGGGCGTGCCCGAGATCGACCTGTTCGCCGAGACCGAACCGCATCAG
It encodes the following:
- a CDS encoding ATP-binding protein, with protein sequence MNPGGRRRPKGQPRFVARALGTGQAVYGTPQPYFQQQQYRSAPGPYADYAQGYGVPRGYLPGVLPVPGPEPAGSPAPQTPRLVRRTGGRVVGGVAGGLADHLGVDVFKVRMAFVLLSALVGAGVVAYGLLWIFTPGGGDAAKPTGDERRQAIGLALLGLGLAVTVSWLFEGTAARVIAPIVVVAVGAALVWREYDVAAPGPRALFGLPARPSVVTWSRIVGGATLIVVGLGVVVLARIDLSSLGSALIAVAVTLIGAGLLTVPLWLRMVRALNAERGARIRNEEREEIASHLHDSVLQTLALIQRQAEDPQEVLRLARSQERELRKWLFDDATPAHASLAAALRTIAGEVEDQHGVKVTPVTVGDVAMDPGETGSGLPKEHFTALLGASREALVNAAKHAGVPEIDLFAETEPHQVSIFVRDRGAGFDVSAVPADRRGVAKSIRARVERRGGTAEIDSTLGRGTEVRIVMPRTDSGSVEPEAAEEQAPAEPDHVDVPESPPRDDH